GATTTTCCTGAACGATGATGACCACGTGCCGAATCTTCGAAGCCGCCCCGGCATGAAACGGGCCAGCCCGTAACGCCGGCGTCAGCGCGCCGGTACCGGCGCTGTGGCAGCCGGCGAGGACCGTGAGAAGCGCGAGCCTACGGAGAGACGACGAGGGCGACCGGATCGCTGATGCCCTTGGTAATCGTCCGCTGCAGGCGCAGGCCGGACGCGGAGTACTCCGTGACGCCGCTCGGACAGGTGCTGGCAACGTAGAGCGAGCTGTCCTGGTTCATCGTCATCGTGCTCGGGCACGCAATCCCCGTCGAGGTCGCCGCGACGCGTTTGAGCGTCTGCACGTCGTAGGCGGCCAGCACGTTGCGCAAGTAGTTCAGCACGTAGAGCGTAACACCGTCGGTGCGGATCGCGATCGGCTGGTGAATCCCCGCCGTGAGCCGGCGCGGCGTGCTCCACTGGCCCGGCGTGTAGACAGTAATCGAGTTGCCGCGCTCGTTAGCAACGTAGAGATTGTTGGCGGCATCGATTGCAATCGACGAGGGGCCGGCCATGCCGGCTTTGATGATCCTCAACGGTTCGTTCTTCGTGGGCGGATAGACGCTGACGCTGTTAGCGGCAAAGTTTGCGACGTAGAGATTCCCTTTGCCGTCGAACGCGAGGCCCTGCGGGTTGCGAATATCTCGCACGATCGTTCTTACCGGCGTATTGCTGCGGCCGGAATAAACGGTGACGGTATCGTGGCCGTTATTCGCGACGTAAAGCCGGCCGGCGTTGTCGACTGCCATCGTATAGGGGCCGAAGATTCCGTTGCTGATCGTCCTCGACGGACTTCCGCCGCCGTGCGGGTAGGCGGTAACCGTGCTCGTGAAGCTCCCGCTTGGTGAGCCGTAATTGCCGGCGTACAGCATTCCGGATTTACCCTCGGCGAGCGAATCGGGGTAGCTGACCCCGTTTGAGATCGTCCGCGTTGGGGCTTTGAAGCCCGGGGGCACAACGGAGATCGTGCTCACGTAATAGTTCGCCACGAAGAGCGTCCCGTGGCTGGTTGCATCCGGGGCGGCGTTGCCCTGCAGTCCGGTTGGCGCGAGCGGAGTCGCCGGCGGGATGCTTCCATTGTTGCTCGCAGAGCAAGCAACGAGGAAAGCGAGGAACGATCCCCGCCAAACAGAGGCGCAACGCCGCATTCAGACCCTTTCTTACCGCATGAAAAAAAACGTTGCTCTCCGCTTCGAGTTTCCGTTGCGTAGGCCTCCGGCGTTCGGGTTAGACGAACGCTACCACGGCGGCTGCGGCAAGGATCGCTGCGGCGTCCTCGAGCAGCGCCGCGGGGAGGCGTCCGAGTCGCTCGATCGCGAGCTTTCGGGCGGCCAATCCGGCGAAGGCTCCGCCCACCGCGGCGAGGGCGCCGAGCAGCACGCCGGCAAAGATCGGGGCGCCGCCCAGCGCGGTTACCGTCCAGCCGCAAAAGGCACCGCTGCAGGCTCGCGCGATCAGCCCGAGCGGTTGCGTGCGCGCCGGTGCGCCGGGGTGCAGATCGCCGGCGTCTTCGAGCAGCGCGAGCACGGCGAGCACATAGGCAAGCGGGCCGGGCCGCCGCATCAGCCAGAGGATGGCCGGTGCCGTGAAGGTGCGCAGCCCAGCCAGGAAACCGAGGAGGACCGCCGCGACGAGCGCCATTGGCTTACGGCTTTTCGATCAACAGGCTTCCGGGTGACCGGATGCTGTTGATCGGC
This is a stretch of genomic DNA from Candidatus Cybelea sp.. It encodes these proteins:
- a CDS encoding NHL repeat-containing protein, with the translated sequence MRRCASVWRGSFLAFLVACSASNNGSIPPATPLAPTGLQGNAAPDATSHGTLFVANYYVSTISVVPPGFKAPTRTISNGVSYPDSLAEGKSGMLYAGNYGSPSGSFTSTVTAYPHGGGSPSRTISNGIFGPYTMAVDNAGRLYVANNGHDTVTVYSGRSNTPVRTIVRDIRNPQGLAFDGKGNLYVANFAANSVSVYPPTKNEPLRIIKAGMAGPSSIAIDAANNLYVANERGNSITVYTPGQWSTPRRLTAGIHQPIAIRTDGVTLYVLNYLRNVLAAYDVQTLKRVAATSTGIACPSTMTMNQDSSLYVASTCPSGVTEYSASGLRLQRTITKGISDPVALVVSP